Sequence from the Candidatus Hydrogenedentota bacterium genome:
AGCTCAAGACCGCCCGCGTGTTGCTCGTGTCGACCGACGAGGTATACGGGAGCATCGCTTCCGGGTCATTCAAGGAGACGGACCCGACGCAGCCGCGCAACCCATATTCGGCCAGCAAGGCGGGCGGGGAGTTGCTGGGGTTGTCGTATTTTCACACGTTCGACGTACCGGTCATCGTGACGCGCGGGTCCAACACGTACGGACCCTACCAATATCCGGAGAAGGTACTGCCGCTATTTATCACCAATGCCATCGATAATGTTCCGTTGCCGCTCTACGGCGACGGAAAGAACGTCCGCGACTGGCTTTACGTGGAAGACCACTGCCGTGGAATCGACCATGCCCTGCGCCGCGGAGAGCCGGGGAACAT
This genomic interval carries:
- a CDS encoding GDP-mannose 4,6-dehydratase, which gives rise to LKTARVLLVSTDEVYGSIASGSFKETDPTQPRNPYSASKAGGELLGLSYFHTFDVPVIVTRGSNTYGPYQYPEKVLPLFITNAIDNVPLPLYGDGKNVRDWLYVEDHCRGIDHALRRGEPGNIYNIAGGNERENILLTHRILELVGKGEDLIQPVKDRPGHDRRYSIDSTKLKALGWKPLMPWDDGVAHTVRWYQENEWWWRKLKDSGDYQSHYKKWYGALKK